AAGCGGGAGCCATCGTTCTGGGCGAATTTTGGGGCAAGGCGATTGAAAAAGTAGTACGGAAAAACTTTGAGGAATAGGTATGATAAAAAAGGTTTCGCGGAAGTCTCTCTTTACCGGCTGCCTTTTACCTTTCACCCTTAACCTTTCCCCTATTTGTTAACAATCTTTTTTTGAATTGTAAGGCTATTCTCTCAACTTCGCAGTCCGAAATTTGATGTATGATATCGCATTCTAAAAAAATAGCTTCAGAGCTTTCCATATCCGAAAAACAGGTAAGTGCAACAATGGCATTACTTGATGAAGGAGCAACAGTACCATTTATTTCCCGTTACCGTAAAGAGGTTACCGGCACGCTGGATGAAGTTCAGGTGGCCGAGATACGCGACCGCGCCCAACAACTGCGCGACCTGGATAAACGCCGGGAAGCTATCCTGAAATCGCTTACCGATATGGGCAAACTAACGCCCGAACTGGAAAAACAAATAAACGAAGCCGAAACCATGGTTTCGCTGGAGGATATCTACCTGCCCTACCGCCCCAAACGCAAAACCCGCGCTACCGCGGCCCGCGAGAAAGGTTTACAACCCCTGGCCGATTTGCTGCTGGAACAACGCAAAGCCGATGTGCAAACAGAGGCCGCTATTTTTATTGATGCCGAAAGAGGCGTTAGCAGCATTGAGGAAGCATTGGCGGGCGCAAGGGACATTATTGCCGAAACCATTAGCGAAAATGCTGAAGTACGTACCCGCATCCGCGAGCTTTTTATAGAGAAAGGCACTTTTCAATCAAAAGTGATTGATGGTAAAGAGTTGGAAGGCATTAAGTATAAAGATTATTTTGACTGGACTGAACCGGTAAAGTCGGCCCCATCGCATCGCATATTGGCCATGCGCCGCGGCGAAAAAGAGGAAATTCTTTGGCTGGATATAAAACCGGCCGAAGAAGAAGCTATTGCTGCGCTGGAAGACAGCTTTGTGAAGGCTAACAATCCGTCTGCCGACCAGGTGAGACAAGCCATTGCCGATGGCTACAAACGCCTGCTGAAGCCATCAATGGAAACAGAGGTACGCCTGTTTACCAAAAAGAAAGCCGATGAAGAAGCTATCCGCGTATTTGCCGAAAATGCCCGTCAGTTGCTTTTAAGCGCTCCGCTTGGCCAAAAGCGGGTTATGGCTATCGACCCTGGTTTCCGCACCGGCTGTAAGCTGGTTTGTTTGGATGAACAGGGTAAATTATTGGAGAATACCGCCATTTACCCACACACCGGGGCCGGACAGGCGCGCGAGGCAGAGAAGACCATTCAGCATTTATTTGATAGGTATAAGATTGAAGCCATTGCCATAGGCAACGGTACTGCCGGTCGTGAAACCGAATTATTTGTTCGTAACCTTAACCTGCCCGGCGTTGCTATTGTAATGGTGAACGAAAGTGGTGCTTCTATCTACTCCGCATCCGATGTAGCCAGGGAAGAGTTTCCGGATAAAGATATTACCGTAAGGGGCGCCGTATCTATAGGCCGCCGTTTGATGGATCCGTTGGCCGAGTTGGTAAAAATCGACCCAAAATCAATTGGTGTAGGCCAATACCAGCACGATGTGGACCAGAACAAGCTGCAAACCTCGCTGGATGATACCGTAATGAGTTGCGTAAATGCGGTTGGCGTAGAGCTGAACACGGCATCAAAACAAATTTTAGCCTACGTGTCGGGCCTGGGTCCGCAGCTGGCGCAAAACATTGTGGATTACCGCGATCAGCACGGGGCTTTTAAACGCCGCGATCAGCTTAAAAAAGTGCCCCGCCTGGGCGAAAAAGCATTTGAACAAGCGGCAGGTTTCCTGCGCATCCACCATGCCGAAAACCCGCTGGATTCGAGCGCGGTACACCCCGAGCGATATAGCTTGCTGGAGCAAATTGCTAAGGACATGAAGTGCACCGTGAAAGATTTGATGGGCGATGCCGCCATCCGCAGAAGTATTCCGCTGCAAAAGTACACGTCGGAAACGGTAGGCCTACCCACGCTGAACGATATCATGGCCGAACTGGCCAAACCAGGCCGCGACCCGCGTGAACAGTTTGAAGCCTTTAGCTTTACCGATGGTGTAAATGCAATTGGCGACCTTAAAGTGGGCATGAAGCTGCCCGGCATTGTCACTAACATAACCAACTTTGGCGCCTTTGTTGATATCGGCGTGCACCAGGATGGGTTGGTACACCTGAGCCAGATTACTAACCGATTTATTAAAGATCCTAACGAAGTATTGAAAGTTCACCAGAAAGTAGAGGTAACCGTAACCGAGGTTGATGTTAACCGCAAGCGGATTGCCTTATCGATGAAAGAAAACGATAAAAGCGAGCCAACCGCAAGACGGAATGATGACAGAAGGCCTGCCGGCGGAAACAACAAACCCAATTTCAACAGGAAACCACAGGAAGCGCCCGAGACAGACATCGCCATAAAACTGGCGGCATTAAAAAATAAATTTATGTAAAGCAGTCCTCCTTTTTGCCGTTTCGCGATGGCAAAAAGGGCTTGTAAGGCAAAAAACAGTAGAGGGAGCTGCTACGAGTAGCCATCAGCGAGTTTGCCGTGTTTGAACTAACCGGTCTATGGCACTTCAGTTCAAGAACTTAGCGATGGCTGGTAAATGTGTTATCCACAATTAAGCGTATAACGTCATCAATTTCGGCACTAACAGTGAACAGGTGCTGGATAATCTGTTCGTTTTCGGGGTTAAAAAAGTTTTCTTTATCCATAATGCTGATCAGGCCCATCATGCTGGCCACGGGCCGCCTTATTTCATGCGAGCTGAGCGAGGCGATATTCCGTAAGCGTTCGTTTTGATCAATCAGTTCCTGTTCAATTTTAAGGCGCCGGGTAATATCGCGGGCAAAACAACCAACGCCAATGATATCGCCCTGCTGCGTATAAATGGGGTTAAAGCTTACCTCAAAATATAGCGGCGTTGTAGTTTCCCGGTCTATGCTTTCATTAGTGATGGTGTATTGTTCGCCAAGTAAGGCCCGCGAGTAATAATCAATCCACTTCTTGTGTATCTCTTCGCTATATCCTTTATTGAGGTATGAATGCTCCCCTGCCATAGGTTCAACGCCGGTTAAATGTGTTGTCTCCCTGATGTAGGCATCATTCATATATACATAGCGCATCTCCCTATCAACCGACCAAATGTGGTCATGCGTGTTGTTTATCAGGGCCTCCAGGCTTGTTTTTGTCCAATGAGCTTCTTCCTGGGCCCGGCGCTCATCACTAATATCTTTAATGTATATGGTAATGCCTTCAGCAGATGGGTAGGCCGATGTGCTTAGCCATCTGTCAATCGGTTCAAAATATTCGGTAAACTTTACGCTCTCGCGCTTTTCAATCATCTCATAATATGCCTTACCAAAGCCCGAATCCATAATTTCGGGATATACATCCCAAATTACATTGCCCAACATTTCCTCCCGCGGGGTATTGGTCATTTTTTCAAATGCCGAGTTTACCTTAACAAACCGCCATTCATTATCAATAATAAAAAAAGAATCGGTTATACTTTCAATAAAAGCATCCAGCTTTTCAGCGGCTTCCTTTATTTCCTGTTCAATTTTAAGTTTGGAGGTAATATCCTGGCCTATTCCCTGCACTTCGCACACCTGGCCGCTATCGTCAGTAATAGATATAAACTCCCAATCGGTATCATGAACACCGCCCCATACATCAGGTTTTTTGTGCAGTAATTTTACAATTTTGCCGGGGTTGCTCACACAGGTAACAAAGGCCTCTTCGCACAAGTGCAGTTCCTGGGGTATAGTGGTAATTGCAAAATGCTGCCCTATCAGTTCGTTTGCTTTGTAGCCAAAGGTTTTTAAAAACTGTTTGTTAACAAAACTAAAACGCCCTTTAATATCTATCCGTATCAAAAAATTAGTTTGCGAATCAATTAGCGAGCTTAAAAACTGCTCGCGGCGCCTGGCTTCATCCTGGTATTGCAGCTTGGCGGTAACATCGGTAGCAATTGATAAAATACAATTGCGCCCATTATATTTTATACCAAACCAGTTAACGTCGGCATAAATAATTTCGCCTTGTTTATTTGAATGCTTCCATATACCTGCGGGGTTGAAATCCCCGGCGCTTATCTCAAAATTCTCATTGTTACTTAAATATGTTTTTAAGCTCCCGATTTCGTCCGCCGGGCGGATATCACTTAGTGTCAATAATAAAAACTCATCTTCGGTGTAGCCGTAATGCACCGTAGCAGCATGGTTAACTTTTACAAAGCGTAGTGTTTGTATATCAACAATCCACACCGGGTTGGAGTTTTTGTAAAACAAATCGCTAAAAAGGCTATCTTCTGTGGCATCGCTGGTGGTAAGCTGCGTTTTTACGCTAATTGTGCTTACTAAAAATTTATGATTGGTAGCCTCGTCAACTACCAGGCTCTTTTTATCAATAATGGCCCTGGTTGTGTTTTGCGGTGTGTTTATAAGGTAATTTAGTTCAACATATTCATTTATACCCAGGCTGGCAACCGCAGTTTCCATGTCTTCTCGCTGCGTTTCGCTTATCATGTCCGGCCATACCCTGTTGTTGCCAAGCAGTTGGGAAGCGGTAATTCCTAAAATATTAATTATAGCGGGGCTAATGAAAAGGTATCTCTCTTCATCGGTATCAAAAATAATTATACAATCGGTTGTGGGAGCGGTGATGTTAATTGGCATGCTTGATTTGGTCCCGGCTTATTGTATAAAGTTAAAACATTTATATTAAAGTAATTAACTATCCATTCAATAATTTATCGGCAACATCCTGCCAGTTGTTTACCCTTTCAAAACCATCAACCAATACATTATGCGGCGATGTATACAACAGTTTGCGCCCTTTAAAAGTTACAAAGTTTTTAATGCGGTCGTCAATCATAATATCAACATCCAGTATTTTGTGTCCGCAAAAAATAATGTTCGTCCATGATATAAAAGGGAAGTGCTCCTCAAGCCAGGCCTGTTTATCCTCCAGCGAATACTTAAACTCCATAGCCGCCGATGCTATGTATACATCGTAATGTTCCATAAGTGCTTTTACTACCTGCTGGCTGCCGGGCATTACTTTAATGTCCCTGAAAAATCCGCGCTCGTTAACATATGCCCTTACCGTACTGCTCAGGTGCTGAGGTAAAGCCTGCCCAATTTCCATGCCGTGCATATCGGCCAATATTACTTCATGCTGGTGGCGTTGTTTATAAAGTTCAATAAATTTATCAATGGTATCTGCCAATACCTCGTCCATATCAATGGCGATGCGTGGTTTCCGGGTGATGCTCATGCCGGTAATTTGCAAATTTTAAAGTGTAAAATCAATTGTGCAATAATAATATTCAGCAGCCTAATGCCGCTGCCTGCATGTTGCTGATTGGCAGTAATTTGCCCTCATTCGTGTCATTCGAAATAATTCGTGCAATTCGTGTTTTTTTCTTCATAATAATTTATACCTTTGCATCCCCGCAGAAAGTACTCCGGGGACATGTTGAATACATAAAATAAAGAAATGGCAACTAAAATCAGACTGCAAAGACACGGTAAAAAAGGAAAACCTTTTTACTACATCGTAGTAGCAGATGCCCGCGCACCACGCGACGGTCGTTTTATTGAGCGTTTAGGTTCATACAACCCAAACACCAACCCTGCAACTATAGAAATTAATTTCGACAAAACTTTAGAATGGGTTAACACAGGTGCCCAGCCTACCGATACTTGTCGTGCTATCCTTTCATACAAAGGTGTGCTGTACAAAAAACACTTAGAAGGTGGCGTTAAAAAAGGCGCTTTAACTGAAGAACAAGCTGCAGAAAAATTTGCGGCCTGGACTGATGCTAAAGAAGGCAAAATCACCGGTAAAAAAACCAGCTTAGTAGTTGCAAAAGACGAAGCCCGTAAATTGGCTTTGGCTGCAGAGGCTAAAAAGAAGGAAGAAAAAGCTGCTGCAATAGCTGCTAAAAATGCTCCTGTTGCCGAAGAAGTTGCTGCTGAAGAAGCTCCGGCTGAAGACGCAGAATAATTTTTAAGCGAGAATCAAGAATTAAGAGTCAGGAATCAAGACAGCTGCAAAAGCTTCGATAATGATTTTGACCCGATGATCAACAATGGCGAAGCGAAAACTTCGCCATTGTTATTTAACACCGTTTTTATGAAAACCGAAGATTGTTTCAGGGTTGGCAGTATACTGAAAACCAAAGGCCTTAAGGGCGAAATGCAGATATATGTAGATTTTGATAGCCTGGATGGTATTAAATTCGACGCCCTTTTTATTGATATGGCTGGCAAAATGATCCCTTATTTCGTACAATCTATCAAGTACCTGCAAAAAAGCAATGCCTATTTGTTTTTGGAGGATGTGGATACCATTGAAAAAGCAAGCCTACTTGTAAAACGCGACCTGTACCTACCCAACAAACTGAAGCCTAAAAAGAAAAAAGCCGAATTTACTCTGAACGATGTAGAAGGTTTTATGGCCATCGACGAAACCCACGGCGAGCTTGGCGAAATAATCCAGGTACAAGAGTATCCGCAGCAACTGATAGCCACCGTTATGTTTAAAGGTAAAGAGGTGCTTTTCCCGCTGAATGTGGAGATTATTAAAGGTATTGATATAGATGCCAGCGAAATTTATATCGATTTGCCCGAGGGATTGCTTGATGTTTATCTGGAGGGATAGGTTTTAAGTATCAAACTAAGGAATATAACGTTAAGCCTGCTTTATGCGGCTTTTTTATTGAAATAAAATACCAGTTTTATTAGTGCCTATTTCGGGTGAGGTACATTTATTTGTCATTTTTAATGAATTTCACAACTGAAGCTCCAAAAGCAAAGCCGCCCATACTATAAAAGAAAGCCCTAAAGTGTACAGTCTTCACAATGAAGTCTAAATATAAAGCTATTGATGTAAAGAGTATACTTAATAATAGTAAAATCCATTTTGATTTGTTCATTGTGAGCGGTTTATGACACTAATATACAAAAACATTGTCTCCCAAATTCTTGAATCCCCGGACGTTTTCCACAATTATTCGATAACAATATGTAAAAACGCAGACTTAAAAAGTTTTTCGAACAACCTGTCACTCCTCTTTTCAGCATTTCGCGAATTTTTGCGGCATAACTTTTCTCATGTATGTTCCGCATTCTTAAAAAAAAGTCAAATTTATTTGACATTTGTAAAGTTTGTTTTACATTTGGTAAATCAAGCTTTACTACAATGAAACCTTTATTCTTATTTCCTTATTGGGGGCGCTACCTTGGCTATTTCCTGGTGGTTGTACATGTTCCTATTGTGTTATATAAAAAACAATTAATGGGAATGCATGGGGATGGCATGGCTGATGGTATTTTTAACGGCCGGCACCTGTTTTTTATGTCGACAACTTTACTGATGGCCATTGGCTTATTTATCGCGGCTTTCTCTAAAGAGAAAATTGAGGACGAGCAGATAGTGCGGCTCCGGCTCGATTCGTTACAATGGTCGGTTTATGTTAACTTTTTGTTTTTGATCGTCAGCCTTGTTTTTTCTACAGATACCGAGCATATTTTGTTTTTAAATTTACTGGTGCCCCTTGTATTCTTTATTATCCGTTTCAGGTGGAAAATTTTCCAGAATAACCGTTTAATTAAGGAATAGCTATGAAAAACAACATACGGGTGGAGCGCGCTATCAAAAACATAACCCAGGCCGATTTGGCCCAGGCTATCGGGGTATCGCGCCAAACTATTAATACCATCGAGAGCAACCGCTACGTGCCATCAACGGTGCTGGCCTTAAAAATAGCCCGCGTATTTGGCAAACCGGTTGAAGAGGTTTTTACCTTGGATGAAGAAGATTAATTAAATCACATAATTATGAAAGATAAACCCACTTTCGCCCCCGAACTGGCCATACCCAATGGCGTAAAAGACATTAGCTTTTATATTGAAGCTTTTGGTGCAGAAGAACTCCGGCGTTTCAGCAACGATGATGGAACTATACATGTGTCCGAATTATCCATTAACGGAGCCATGTTTCATCTCCACGAACAAACGCCACACTCAGGTTTGCACAGCCTGAATGGTGGCAGGCATTCTGTGGTTGTTGGATTATTTGTTGAGGATGTGCATGCCGTTATTGAGCAGGCCGTTACTGCCGGCGCAAAAATTACCTCGCCAGTGCAGGATTATGAGTATGGTTACAGGCAGGGCAGTATTGAAGATCCATTTGGGCACCGGTGGCAGATACAGAAGTCGATATAGCGTTTGGAAGCTAAAATCAAGAGTTAAGGCGAAAAACATAATCAGGATCTTAAAATTAAATAACCATGGCAAACCACCCAACTTTTGGTAATGGCAAAATCTGTTACATCGAGATCCCTGCGGATGATATCGCGGTATCAGCGGCTTTTTTTCAAAAGACATTTGGCTGGCACATCCGGCAGGACAACCAGGGGAATGTCTCTTTTGATGACGGTGTTGGCCAGGTAAGCGGCATGTGGGTAACCGGCCGCAAGCCCCAGGCAGAACCAGGCCTGATTATATCTATTATGGTTGATGATGCTGAAGCTACGGTGGCAACGATTGCAGCCAATGGTGGCAATATAGTACAACCAATAGGTAAAGACTTTCCGGAGATAACGGCCCTATTTACAGATCCGGGCGGTAATTTATGGAGCATTTATCAGCATAGGGGATAGAAAAGAGGCAAGAGATTAGAGCCAGGAATCAAGACATTTTTTTGGGTGATAACAATTTTGCTTAATCTTGCATCTTGATTCTAACTTCTTGACTCTGACAACACATGCGTTTTGATATTATTTCTGTTTTGCCCGGTTTACTGGAAAGCCCTTTTGCACATTCTATTTTACAGCGTGCCCAAAAAAAGGGCATTGCCGAAATTCATGTGCATAACCTGCGCGACTACTCCACCCAAAAACAAAAAAGTGTCGATGACTATCCCTACGGCGGTGGAAGCGGTATGGTAATGACCATCGCGCCCTTCGCGGCCTGTATCGAAAAGCTGAAAGCCGAAAGAGAATATGATGAAGTAATATTCATGTCGCCCGATGGCGAGCGGCTTAACCAGGCTATCGCCAACCAGCTATCTATTAAGGGCAACATCATTATTTTATGCGGACATTATAAAGGAATTGATCAGCGCATCCGCGATATTTATGTTACCCGCGAAATTAGCATAGGCGATTATGTACTATCAGGCGGCGAGTTACCTGCAGCAGTTTTGGTTGATGCCATTGTGCGCCTTATCCCTGGCGTACTCAGTGACGAAACCTCGGCCCTAAGCGACTCGTTCCAGGACGATATGCTGGATGCCCCTGTATACACCCGCCCCGCCGACTGGAATGGCCACAAAGTGCCTGATATCCTTTTAAGTGGCAACACTCCCGAAATTGAAAAATGGCGCTTTGAGCAGGCGCTTGAACGCACAAAGCAGCGGAGGCCGGATTTGTTGGAGTGATGGGTGGTGAGTAGTTGATTGGGTTGATTAGGAGAGTGGTTAGATTACAAATCAATCGGCTTATCTACTCCCTGAAGTTTGTTTTCTTTGCTACCAATTCAACAACTCACTTAATCAACCATTCACCTAATCAACCCAATCAACCACTCACCAATTTTCCCTAAATTAGATTGCAACCAAACCATGCCTTTTGCATTACAGGTATGTTGTAATCATGAACCCCAGCCAGGAAGCCCAGCTTATTGAACAATGCCGAACGGATGCGGCTGCTTTTGGGCAGGTGTTTGACGCGTGGTACAAACCTGTATTTGGCTATATTATGCGCCGCACAGGCGACTATGATTTATCGAAGGATATTGCAGCCGAGACTTTTTTAAAAGCTTTTTTAAAAATTGGCGGCTTTCAATGGCGGGGCATCCGCCTATCGTCATGGCTGTACCGCATAGCTACCAACGAGCTTAACCAATATTACCGCAGCAGTAAGTACAAGCCACAATCGTTACAGCAACTGATGGAAAACCCACAGATGGAGAAGCTGCTGCATGAAAACGCCGACGACGAACGGGAGGTGATGGAGCAGGAACTTAAAGCTTATGACGATTATAACCGGATACGCCAGAACCTGCTGAAACTGGACATAAAATACCAGGAGGTAATCTCGTTGCGCTATTTTGAGCAAAAAAGCAATGCCGAGATTAGCGAGATATTGGGTAAAAACGAAGGAACGATTAAGTCGCTGCTATCGCGCGGATTGGAGAAATTAAGAAACATGTTGTAGCAGTGCAACCAAAATGAGTTAACGCATTATAAGGGTAAGTAACATGAAAAATAACGATGAATTTTTAAAGCAAATGGAAAATTTAAAAGTACCGGATATAAACCCTTCGCAGCATCAGGATACGGTAAAAATGGCCATCATGAATGCCAGCCGCTCGGCCGCTCTTGGGGTTTGGCTTATAGCAGTGCCCTGCTATTTTTTATTATGTGTATTTATGTTTTATTTCTTCCATGCCCGTATGGGCTGGTTCGCCGCTATGTTTAGCCTGCTATCGGGTTTAGCAAAAGTTCCCTTTATTGATTTCCTGGGGCCGATAGTGTTGTTTGTGCTGCCTATTGTATGTATCGTCATCAATGTGCTTTCCATCTTGCACGTAGGGGTAAAAAACATCGATCCCGACAGGCGTAAGGTGAAGGAGGTGAGCATCACCATTAAAATAAAATTTTGGAACATTGTGCTCATCCTAATCAGCCTGGCTATCGTGTTTGTTTTTATAAGTTATGTAATGACCGAAAGTATCTCCATTAAAAGTTAAGCTCATGAAATTAAACTGGTTTATCCGCAAAGGAATTATTTATTACCCGGTAGCCATAGCCGGGTGGCTGATATTCGCCCTGGCATTTGCCTATGCCGTTTACACATTTATCGATATTGACAAACGCTCGCACTCGGTGAGCGATACGCTCATCAATTTTGTTTTTAACCTGCTTATCATCGGCCTGTTTTATACCGTGATAGCCTATTTTACCGAAAAAAGGCCGGCAGCAACAGACGATTAATTTCGGGGTACTTAAAGATTTACAAAAAAGATAGCAACCACTCACATAATCAACCAAATCAACCATTCGCCACCCCCGGATTGTTAACAAATTACAAATTGTGGAAATTTTTAAAATAGGTTTTTATTTATCAAAAAAAAGCCCTATAATTGCAATCCGATTTTTACGGGCTAAAAATCGCTTTAAGAGCTAAAAATCATGGATTTAGTAAAATTTGTTGAAGAGCAATCAATAGAAAAAAGACAGTTTCCTTCCTTCAAGGCCGGTGATACTGTAAGTGTGCATTATAAAATCAGAGAAGGAAACAAAGAACGTA
The genomic region above belongs to Mucilaginibacter sp. KACC 22773 and contains:
- a CDS encoding Tex family protein yields the protein MISHSKKIASELSISEKQVSATMALLDEGATVPFISRYRKEVTGTLDEVQVAEIRDRAQQLRDLDKRREAILKSLTDMGKLTPELEKQINEAETMVSLEDIYLPYRPKRKTRATAAREKGLQPLADLLLEQRKADVQTEAAIFIDAERGVSSIEEALAGARDIIAETISENAEVRTRIRELFIEKGTFQSKVIDGKELEGIKYKDYFDWTEPVKSAPSHRILAMRRGEKEEILWLDIKPAEEEAIAALEDSFVKANNPSADQVRQAIADGYKRLLKPSMETEVRLFTKKKADEEAIRVFAENARQLLLSAPLGQKRVMAIDPGFRTGCKLVCLDEQGKLLENTAIYPHTGAGQAREAEKTIQHLFDRYKIEAIAIGNGTAGRETELFVRNLNLPGVAIVMVNESGASIYSASDVAREEFPDKDITVRGAVSIGRRLMDPLAELVKIDPKSIGVGQYQHDVDQNKLQTSLDDTVMSCVNAVGVELNTASKQILAYVSGLGPQLAQNIVDYRDQHGAFKRRDQLKKVPRLGEKAFEQAAGFLRIHHAENPLDSSAVHPERYSLLEQIAKDMKCTVKDLMGDAAIRRSIPLQKYTSETVGLPTLNDIMAELAKPGRDPREQFEAFSFTDGVNAIGDLKVGMKLPGIVTNITNFGAFVDIGVHQDGLVHLSQITNRFIKDPNEVLKVHQKVEVTVTEVDVNRKRIALSMKENDKSEPTARRNDDRRPAGGNNKPNFNRKPQEAPETDIAIKLAALKNKFM
- a CDS encoding PAS domain S-box protein codes for the protein MPINITAPTTDCIIIFDTDEERYLFISPAIINILGITASQLLGNNRVWPDMISETQREDMETAVASLGINEYVELNYLINTPQNTTRAIIDKKSLVVDEATNHKFLVSTISVKTQLTTSDATEDSLFSDLFYKNSNPVWIVDIQTLRFVKVNHAATVHYGYTEDEFLLLTLSDIRPADEIGSLKTYLSNNENFEISAGDFNPAGIWKHSNKQGEIIYADVNWFGIKYNGRNCILSIATDVTAKLQYQDEARRREQFLSSLIDSQTNFLIRIDIKGRFSFVNKQFLKTFGYKANELIGQHFAITTIPQELHLCEEAFVTCVSNPGKIVKLLHKKPDVWGGVHDTDWEFISITDDSGQVCEVQGIGQDITSKLKIEQEIKEAAEKLDAFIESITDSFFIIDNEWRFVKVNSAFEKMTNTPREEMLGNVIWDVYPEIMDSGFGKAYYEMIEKRESVKFTEYFEPIDRWLSTSAYPSAEGITIYIKDISDERRAQEEAHWTKTSLEALINNTHDHIWSVDREMRYVYMNDAYIRETTHLTGVEPMAGEHSYLNKGYSEEIHKKWIDYYSRALLGEQYTITNESIDRETTTPLYFEVSFNPIYTQQGDIIGVGCFARDITRRLKIEQELIDQNERLRNIASLSSHEIRRPVASMMGLISIMDKENFFNPENEQIIQHLFTVSAEIDDVIRLIVDNTFTSHR
- a CDS encoding 5' nucleotidase, NT5C type, translated to MSITRKPRIAIDMDEVLADTIDKFIELYKQRHQHEVILADMHGMEIGQALPQHLSSTVRAYVNERGFFRDIKVMPGSQQVVKALMEHYDVYIASAAMEFKYSLEDKQAWLEEHFPFISWTNIIFCGHKILDVDIMIDDRIKNFVTFKGRKLLYTSPHNVLVDGFERVNNWQDVADKLLNG
- a CDS encoding 30S ribosomal protein S16 — its product is MATKIRLQRHGKKGKPFYYIVVADARAPRDGRFIERLGSYNPNTNPATIEINFDKTLEWVNTGAQPTDTCRAILSYKGVLYKKHLEGGVKKGALTEEQAAEKFAAWTDAKEGKITGKKTSLVVAKDEARKLALAAEAKKKEEKAAAIAAKNAPVAEEVAAEEAPAEDAE
- the rimM gene encoding ribosome maturation factor RimM (Essential for efficient processing of 16S rRNA) translates to MKTEDCFRVGSILKTKGLKGEMQIYVDFDSLDGIKFDALFIDMAGKMIPYFVQSIKYLQKSNAYLFLEDVDTIEKASLLVKRDLYLPNKLKPKKKKAEFTLNDVEGFMAIDETHGELGEIIQVQEYPQQLIATVMFKGKEVLFPLNVEIIKGIDIDASEIYIDLPEGLLDVYLEG
- a CDS encoding helix-turn-helix transcriptional regulator, which produces MKNNIRVERAIKNITQADLAQAIGVSRQTINTIESNRYVPSTVLALKIARVFGKPVEEVFTLDEED
- a CDS encoding VOC family protein encodes the protein MKDKPTFAPELAIPNGVKDISFYIEAFGAEELRRFSNDDGTIHVSELSINGAMFHLHEQTPHSGLHSLNGGRHSVVVGLFVEDVHAVIEQAVTAGAKITSPVQDYEYGYRQGSIEDPFGHRWQIQKSI
- a CDS encoding VOC family protein, which produces MANHPTFGNGKICYIEIPADDIAVSAAFFQKTFGWHIRQDNQGNVSFDDGVGQVSGMWVTGRKPQAEPGLIISIMVDDAEATVATIAANGGNIVQPIGKDFPEITALFTDPGGNLWSIYQHRG
- the trmD gene encoding tRNA (guanosine(37)-N1)-methyltransferase TrmD, translated to MRFDIISVLPGLLESPFAHSILQRAQKKGIAEIHVHNLRDYSTQKQKSVDDYPYGGGSGMVMTIAPFAACIEKLKAEREYDEVIFMSPDGERLNQAIANQLSIKGNIIILCGHYKGIDQRIRDIYVTREISIGDYVLSGGELPAAVLVDAIVRLIPGVLSDETSALSDSFQDDMLDAPVYTRPADWNGHKVPDILLSGNTPEIEKWRFEQALERTKQRRPDLLE
- a CDS encoding RNA polymerase sigma factor → MNPSQEAQLIEQCRTDAAAFGQVFDAWYKPVFGYIMRRTGDYDLSKDIAAETFLKAFLKIGGFQWRGIRLSSWLYRIATNELNQYYRSSKYKPQSLQQLMENPQMEKLLHENADDEREVMEQELKAYDDYNRIRQNLLKLDIKYQEVISLRYFEQKSNAEISEILGKNEGTIKSLLSRGLEKLRNML